GTCTCGGTGCTCCTCATGATCTCCTGGATGGCCTCTGTGGGGATAGACACCGTGCTCAAGATAGATGGACGTGAGTTCGAGTTTCTGAGGAGCCTGCCGATAACCCTCGGCCAGTTCCTCAGGGCAAAGCTCCTCGTGATGAACGTGGTCCCCGTGACTGCAGGTGCCGTCTTGGTCCTGCTCACCGCTTACTCGAACGCGTGGCTTATAAAGCTCCTACCTGCGGCGTTAATCCTCCCCTTCCTCACGTCTTCGATAGCGCTGGCCTTCTTCTACGCCGGCGAAAAGGAACTCTCCGTTCCCGAGACCAACTTTGGTCACGTCCTTGTTCTGATAATCATCAACGGCATCGCCCTGGGTGCCGTCGCTTTCATCTGGTACTTCCTCGGCTACCCCTACGCGCTGGCGCTGACCGGGGCCGGTGTTGCCGTTATCCTCAGGATTCTCAGCAGGTGACGTGGAATATCGCCAGAATCCTCTTCTTTCCCCAAAGCTCGTTGAAGGTCCTGGCGGCCTCTCCCGTGGGGAGTTCGATGACTTCTTTCTCCCTTACAAGCTCCCTGCTCTCCGGCAGGAGCGAGAGATAACCGTAGAAGCCGGTGCCAACGATTAAGACGTCGAACTCCTCCTGGAGATACTCCCTCAGCTCCTCGGGATCGAGTTTGTGGCTCGTTCCATGCTTGTCCTTGCTGAGCCACTTCTTTCTCTTCTCAATCCTCCCGCTGGGGTAGATGACGACGTCGTGATCATAGGTTTTTCCGTCCACCACAATCCTGCCGAAGGCCGGATATTCGAGCTTCATAACATCACCTCAGGCTCAGGGCGTCCCCCAGGATTCTTCGGTGGTCGAAGGCCAGCGGCAGCTCAAGGGCCTCGTCTATGGGGACTACGTGGACTTCCTTCGCGTCGTCCCCTGCCTTCAGATCTCCGAAGCCAACTGCGAGAAAGGCCGTCGTTACGGTGTGCCCGCGGGGATCCCTGTTCGGATCCGAATAAACTCCAACGAGTCTCAGCAGTCTCACGTCGAGACCGGTCTCCTCCTTTGCCTCCCTCACAGCGGCCTCTTCGACGGTCTCACCGTACTCGACGAAGCCTCCGGGGAGGGCGTAGTGGTCCTTGAAAGGCTCGTGCTTCCGCTTTATTAGTACGACGCCACCGTTGTAGAGGATAACGACGTCCGCCGTCAGGCCGATGCACCTGTGCACCTCCGCCTTGATCTCCGGGTGTCTCTCCTTAAGGAAATTCCTCAACTCCTCCCGAATGGGGGATACATCGTACCCCCTCGGAGTCTTGAGGAGCAGAACGTACCGGTCCATATCACCACCTCAGCTCCCGCTTATCATCACGCGTCAGCATGCTGACGTCTCATCATCGGTGGAGGAAGTTGGAGTTTTCCCCTTATATTCCTTGGGAATTACAGGGGTCTTACCCCGACCTTTAACGCCAGTTCATCGACGTCCTCCATCGAGAAATGGAAGTCCCTGTGTTTCAGAAAGAGCGCTGTATAGGCCCCGGCACGTTTGAGGGCCTG
This window of the Thermococcus siculi genome carries:
- a CDS encoding Mth938-like domain-containing protein, with protein sequence MKLEYPAFGRIVVDGKTYDHDVVIYPSGRIEKRKKWLSKDKHGTSHKLDPEELREYLQEEFDVLIVGTGFYGYLSLLPESRELVREKEVIELPTGEAARTFNELWGKKRILAIFHVTC
- a CDS encoding NUDIX domain-containing protein, with protein sequence MDRYVLLLKTPRGYDVSPIREELRNFLKERHPEIKAEVHRCIGLTADVVILYNGGVVLIKRKHEPFKDHYALPGGFVEYGETVEEAAVREAKEETGLDVRLLRLVGVYSDPNRDPRGHTVTTAFLAVGFGDLKAGDDAKEVHVVPIDEALELPLAFDHRRILGDALSLR